Proteins encoded within one genomic window of Brassica rapa cultivar Chiifu-401-42 chromosome A09, CAAS_Brap_v3.01, whole genome shotgun sequence:
- the LOC103839288 gene encoding DNA ligase 1 isoform X4 produces MSSNGEKGMMKRSDFAQKLLDDLRVRKERLSISQDTDNYAYSNRGFKGSNKTRSKSTTFQDFNYGGASLLTSGTEDSNQIVPYGRGRSIDLSKALAFALENAGKATRADPSGNASVISFLHEVGKRSLGRSSQQHLCSSSQQQLPMVHVHIKEISKGAQKLNQIIKACSNGLSFRKGRYSIQCGGEEHMEGAIELEQSLRLLVDIQQASSEYITKKQSQNRFKLLEENEDGEEEEEEDVRNRNNRKIKEAAKTDIEMRLLALKNKHRRQTSGCEDTEHKPQKGRIPNVVAKLMGIGEFPEEEKETKNNNDASIKSAESLTRRRATQSNEKIVELKDQRNSTSLDLVLHKETQRTTNGINYKDKSQQKDDPNSRKGNKKDGEMTTKNAIRRTSSPTEDKPKAVTRSQEKPLHKLSFGKKEEAKSIKKAKLKPERHQEHGVMTNHPPKPVSSVPVIDKAKSLRKIFSHVVVLEKKKGGEVHEAEFREKKNLNGGFCKVMKQPENQKPVSREANGKQDQLLRSYNDSNKTKAVEADTCINISEDSGVEVKSSNRNVFEKKKDIKDDSILLIAAERVLCQAPSENHQELMFTDGVDQQAPVPNSDGNSERFSKTVYKASKGEVEAGIPLLEKRQERRKQETKETLSANEMNLKKIVVKSQLFLDTFEALFKLNIPLNVLHEVGGNNYHQEDKNLLLDCGYEIMKRKGRFQELKVHPFVKVPISSSKVNSLDHLVRQLSKEFEKLRTYGRECYTESLVEDYLPKVLERDVYYTDPNLNSMWDMGWNDSMHAFIEKDDVIRDVEREVFNGLLEEITRDLICI; encoded by the exons ATGAGTTCGAACGGAGAGAAGGGAATGATGAAGCGGTCAGATTTTGCACAGAAGTTGTTAGATGATCTTCGTGTAAGGAAGGAGCGGCTTTCAATCTCTCAGGATACAG ATAACTATGCATATTCTAACAGAGGATTTAAGGGATCTAATAAAACCAGATCAAAATCT ACAACATTTCAAGATTTCAACTATGGAGGAGCCAGTCTTCTCACTAGCGGCACGGAGGATTCAAATCAGATAGTTCCATACGGAAGAGGCCGGAGCATCGATCTATCAAAAGCATTAGCATTTGCACTTGAAAATGCTGGGAAGGCTACAAGAGCAGATCCTTCAGGGAATGCATCAGTCATTAGCTTCCTTCATGAAGTAGGAAAGAGATCTTTGGGAAGAAGCAGTCAGCAACATCTTTGTTCAAGCAGCCAGCAACAACTTCCCATGGTTCATGTCCATATCAAAGAAATATCAAAGGGAGCTCAAAAACTGAATCAGATCATTAAAGCATGTAGCAACGGCCTCAGTTTTCGAAAAGGAAGGTACTCAATACAATGCGGGGGAGAAGAACACATGGAAGGTGCTATTGAATTGGAACAGTCTCTTCGTTTGCTTGTAGATATTCAACAAGCTTCTTCCGAATATATCACCAAGAAACAAAGTCAAAACAGATTCAAGCTACTTGAAGAAAATGAGgatggggaagaagaagaagaagaagatgttcgGAATCGAAATAACAGAAAGATAAAAGAAGCCGCAAAGACGGACATCGAAATGAGACTACTGGCGCTTAAAAACAAACACAGAAGACAAACAAGTGGCTGCGAAGATACCGAACATAAGCCTCAGAAGGGAAGGATTCCGAATGTTGTGGCGAAGTTGATGGGAATAGGAGAGTTTCCAGAAGAGGAAAAAGAGACCAAGAACAACAATGATGCATCCATCAAGTCTGCGGAGAGTCTCACAAGGCGTAGAGCAACACAATCCAATGAAAAAATTGTTGAACTGAAGGATCAGAGGAACTCAACATCATTGGATTTAGTATTACATAAGGAGACTCAGAGAACTACTAATGGTATAAACTACAAAGACAAGTCTCAGCAGAAGGATGATCCAAACAGCAGAAAAGGAAACAAGAAGGATGGAGAAATGACGACGAAAAATGCTATAAGAAGGACCTCATCTCCAACAGAAGATAAGCCTAAGGCTGTCACAAGGAGCCAAGAAAAGCCTTTGCATAAACTTAGTTTTgggaagaaagaagaagcaaagagCATCAAGAAAGCGAAGTTGAAGCCAGAAAGGCATCAAGAACATGGCGTAATGACCAATCATCCACCAAAACCTGTGAGCTCAGTACCAGTCATAGACAAAGCTAAATCTCTGAGGAAAATCTTTTCTCATGTTGTTgtattagaaaagaaaaaaggagGAGAGGTACATGAAGCTGAGTTCCGCgaaaagaaaaatctaaatgGTGGATTTTGCAAAGTAATGAAGCAACCAGAGAATCAGAAACCTGTTTCCAGAGAAGCAAATGGGAAACAAGATCAGTTACTCAGAAGTTACAATGACAGTAATAAGACCAAAGCTGTAGAAGCAGACACATGCATCAATATTTCTGAAGATTCAGGCGTTGAGGTCAAATCATCAAACAGAAATGTGtttgagaaaaagaaagatatcaAAGATGACTCAATTCTGCTAATAGCTGCGGAGAGAGTCCTATGCCAAGCTCCATCCGAAAAT CATCAAGAGCTTATGTTTACAGATGGGGTGGATCAACAAGCTCCAGTACCAAATTCTGATGGAAATTCAGAAAGATTTTCCAAGACAGTATATAAAG CCAGCAAAGGGGAGGTTGAAGCTGGCATACCTTTGTTGGAGAAGCGACAAGAACGCcgaaaacaagaaacaaaagagaCATTGTCTGCAAATGAAATGAACCTCAAGAAGATAGTTGTGAAAAGTCAACTATTTCTGGACACATTCGAGGCACTTTTCAAACTTAACATTCCTCTCAATGTCCTTCATGAAGTTGGCGGGAACAATTACCACCAAGAAGACAAGAACCTACTCCTCGATTGTGGCTACGAGATAATGAAACGAAAAGGAAGATTTCAAGAGTTAAAAGTCCATCCTTTCGTGAAGGTACCCATTAGTTCCTCTAAAGTAAACTCATTGGACCATCTTGTTAGACAATTAAGCAAAGAGTTCGAGAAGCTGAGAACTTACGGTAGGGAGTGCTACACTGAATCACTTGTTGAAGACTACTTACCAAAAGTGTTGGAAAGAGATGTTTACTATACAGACCCAAACTTAAACTCCATGTGGGATATGGGTTGGAATGATTCGATGCACGCCTTCATCGAGAAAGATGATGTTATAAGGGACGTAGAGAGGGAAGTCTTCAATGGACTCTTGGAGGAGATAACCAGAGATCTTATATGCATATAG
- the LOC103839288 gene encoding uncharacterized protein LOC103839288 isoform X3, whose translation MSSNGEKGMMKRSDFAQKLLDDLRVRKERLSISQDTDNYAYSNRGFKGSNKTRSKSTTFQDFNYGGASLLTSGTEDSNQIVPYGRGRSIDLSKALAFALENAGKATRADPSGNASVISFLHEVGKRSLGRSSQQHLCSSSQQQLPMVHVHIKEISKGAQKLNQIIKACSNGLSFRKGRYSIQCGGEEHMEGAIELEQSLRLLVDIQQASSEYITKKQSQNRFKLLEENEDGEEEEEEDVRNRNNRKIKEAAKTDIEMRLLALKNKHRRQTSGCEDTEHKPQKGRIPNVVAKLMGIGEFPEEEKETKNNNDASIKSAESLTRRRATQSNEKIVELKDQRNSTSLDLVLHKETQRTTNGINYKDKSQQKDDPNSRKGNKKDGEMTTKNAIRRTSSPTEDKPKAVTRSQEKPLHKLSFGKKEEAKSIKKAKLKPERHQEHGVMTNHPPKPVSSVPVIDKAKSLRKIFSHVVVLEKKKGGEVHEAEFREKKNLNGGFCKVMKQPENQKPVSREANGKQDQLLRSYNDSNKTKAVEADTCINISEDSGVEVKSSNRNVFEKKKDIKDDSILLIAAERVLCQAPSENQHQELMFTDGVDQQAPVPNSDGNSERFSKTVYKASKGEVEAGIPLLEKRQERRKQETKETLSANEMNLKKIVVKSQLFLDTFEALFKLNIPLNVLHEVGGNNYHQEDKNLLLDCGYEIMKRKGRFQELKVHPFVKVPISSSKVNSLDHLVRQLSKEFEKLRTYGRECYTESLVEDYLPKVLERDVYYTDPNLNSMWDMGWNDSMHAFIEKDDVIRDVEREVFNGLLEEITRDLICI comes from the exons ATGAGTTCGAACGGAGAGAAGGGAATGATGAAGCGGTCAGATTTTGCACAGAAGTTGTTAGATGATCTTCGTGTAAGGAAGGAGCGGCTTTCAATCTCTCAGGATACAG ATAACTATGCATATTCTAACAGAGGATTTAAGGGATCTAATAAAACCAGATCAAAATCT ACAACATTTCAAGATTTCAACTATGGAGGAGCCAGTCTTCTCACTAGCGGCACGGAGGATTCAAATCAGATAGTTCCATACGGAAGAGGCCGGAGCATCGATCTATCAAAAGCATTAGCATTTGCACTTGAAAATGCTGGGAAGGCTACAAGAGCAGATCCTTCAGGGAATGCATCAGTCATTAGCTTCCTTCATGAAGTAGGAAAGAGATCTTTGGGAAGAAGCAGTCAGCAACATCTTTGTTCAAGCAGCCAGCAACAACTTCCCATGGTTCATGTCCATATCAAAGAAATATCAAAGGGAGCTCAAAAACTGAATCAGATCATTAAAGCATGTAGCAACGGCCTCAGTTTTCGAAAAGGAAGGTACTCAATACAATGCGGGGGAGAAGAACACATGGAAGGTGCTATTGAATTGGAACAGTCTCTTCGTTTGCTTGTAGATATTCAACAAGCTTCTTCCGAATATATCACCAAGAAACAAAGTCAAAACAGATTCAAGCTACTTGAAGAAAATGAGgatggggaagaagaagaagaagaagatgttcgGAATCGAAATAACAGAAAGATAAAAGAAGCCGCAAAGACGGACATCGAAATGAGACTACTGGCGCTTAAAAACAAACACAGAAGACAAACAAGTGGCTGCGAAGATACCGAACATAAGCCTCAGAAGGGAAGGATTCCGAATGTTGTGGCGAAGTTGATGGGAATAGGAGAGTTTCCAGAAGAGGAAAAAGAGACCAAGAACAACAATGATGCATCCATCAAGTCTGCGGAGAGTCTCACAAGGCGTAGAGCAACACAATCCAATGAAAAAATTGTTGAACTGAAGGATCAGAGGAACTCAACATCATTGGATTTAGTATTACATAAGGAGACTCAGAGAACTACTAATGGTATAAACTACAAAGACAAGTCTCAGCAGAAGGATGATCCAAACAGCAGAAAAGGAAACAAGAAGGATGGAGAAATGACGACGAAAAATGCTATAAGAAGGACCTCATCTCCAACAGAAGATAAGCCTAAGGCTGTCACAAGGAGCCAAGAAAAGCCTTTGCATAAACTTAGTTTTgggaagaaagaagaagcaaagagCATCAAGAAAGCGAAGTTGAAGCCAGAAAGGCATCAAGAACATGGCGTAATGACCAATCATCCACCAAAACCTGTGAGCTCAGTACCAGTCATAGACAAAGCTAAATCTCTGAGGAAAATCTTTTCTCATGTTGTTgtattagaaaagaaaaaaggagGAGAGGTACATGAAGCTGAGTTCCGCgaaaagaaaaatctaaatgGTGGATTTTGCAAAGTAATGAAGCAACCAGAGAATCAGAAACCTGTTTCCAGAGAAGCAAATGGGAAACAAGATCAGTTACTCAGAAGTTACAATGACAGTAATAAGACCAAAGCTGTAGAAGCAGACACATGCATCAATATTTCTGAAGATTCAGGCGTTGAGGTCAAATCATCAAACAGAAATGTGtttgagaaaaagaaagatatcaAAGATGACTCAATTCTGCTAATAGCTGCGGAGAGAGTCCTATGCCAAGCTCCATCCGAAAAT CAGCATCAAGAGCTTATGTTTACAGATGGGGTGGATCAACAAGCTCCAGTACCAAATTCTGATGGAAATTCAGAAAGATTTTCCAAGACAGTATATAAAG CCAGCAAAGGGGAGGTTGAAGCTGGCATACCTTTGTTGGAGAAGCGACAAGAACGCcgaaaacaagaaacaaaagagaCATTGTCTGCAAATGAAATGAACCTCAAGAAGATAGTTGTGAAAAGTCAACTATTTCTGGACACATTCGAGGCACTTTTCAAACTTAACATTCCTCTCAATGTCCTTCATGAAGTTGGCGGGAACAATTACCACCAAGAAGACAAGAACCTACTCCTCGATTGTGGCTACGAGATAATGAAACGAAAAGGAAGATTTCAAGAGTTAAAAGTCCATCCTTTCGTGAAGGTACCCATTAGTTCCTCTAAAGTAAACTCATTGGACCATCTTGTTAGACAATTAAGCAAAGAGTTCGAGAAGCTGAGAACTTACGGTAGGGAGTGCTACACTGAATCACTTGTTGAAGACTACTTACCAAAAGTGTTGGAAAGAGATGTTTACTATACAGACCCAAACTTAAACTCCATGTGGGATATGGGTTGGAATGATTCGATGCACGCCTTCATCGAGAAAGATGATGTTATAAGGGACGTAGAGAGGGAAGTCTTCAATGGACTCTTGGAGGAGATAACCAGAGATCTTATATGCATATAG
- the LOC103839288 gene encoding uncharacterized protein LOC103839288 isoform X1, translating to MSSNGEKGMMKRSDFAQKLLDDLRVRKERLSISQDTDNYAYSNRGFKGSNKTRSKSTTFQDFNYGGASLLTSGTEDSNQIVPYGRGRSIDLSKALAFALENAGKATRADPSGNASVISFLHEVGKRSLGRSSQQHLCSSSQQQLPMVHVHIKEISKGAQKLNQIIKACSNGLSFRKGRYSIQCGGEEHMEGAIELEQSLRLLVDIQQASSEYITKKQSQNRFKLLEENEDGEEEEEEDVRNRNNRKIKEAAKTDIEMRLLALKNKHRRQTSGCEDTEHKPQKGRIPNVVAKLMGIGEFPEEEKETKNNNDASIKSAESLTRRRATQSNEKIVELKDQRNSTSLDLVLHKETQRTTNGINYKDKSQQKDDPNSRKGNKKDGEMTTKNAIRRTSSPTEDKPKAVTRSQEKPLHKLSFGKKEEAKSIKKAKLKPERHQEHGVMTNHPPKPVSSVPVIDKAKSLRKIFSHVVVLEKKKGGEVHEAEFREKKNLNGGFCKVMKQPENQKPVSREANGKQDQLLRSYNDSNKTKAVEADTCINISEDSGVEVKSSNRNVFEKKKDIKDDSILLIAAERVLCQAPSENQHQELMFTDGVDQQAPVPNSDGNSERFSKTVYKVVSASKGEVEAGIPLLEKRQERRKQETKETLSANEMNLKKIVVKSQLFLDTFEALFKLNIPLNVLHEVGGNNYHQEDKNLLLDCGYEIMKRKGRFQELKVHPFVKVPISSSKVNSLDHLVRQLSKEFEKLRTYGRECYTESLVEDYLPKVLERDVYYTDPNLNSMWDMGWNDSMHAFIEKDDVIRDVEREVFNGLLEEITRDLICI from the exons ATGAGTTCGAACGGAGAGAAGGGAATGATGAAGCGGTCAGATTTTGCACAGAAGTTGTTAGATGATCTTCGTGTAAGGAAGGAGCGGCTTTCAATCTCTCAGGATACAG ATAACTATGCATATTCTAACAGAGGATTTAAGGGATCTAATAAAACCAGATCAAAATCT ACAACATTTCAAGATTTCAACTATGGAGGAGCCAGTCTTCTCACTAGCGGCACGGAGGATTCAAATCAGATAGTTCCATACGGAAGAGGCCGGAGCATCGATCTATCAAAAGCATTAGCATTTGCACTTGAAAATGCTGGGAAGGCTACAAGAGCAGATCCTTCAGGGAATGCATCAGTCATTAGCTTCCTTCATGAAGTAGGAAAGAGATCTTTGGGAAGAAGCAGTCAGCAACATCTTTGTTCAAGCAGCCAGCAACAACTTCCCATGGTTCATGTCCATATCAAAGAAATATCAAAGGGAGCTCAAAAACTGAATCAGATCATTAAAGCATGTAGCAACGGCCTCAGTTTTCGAAAAGGAAGGTACTCAATACAATGCGGGGGAGAAGAACACATGGAAGGTGCTATTGAATTGGAACAGTCTCTTCGTTTGCTTGTAGATATTCAACAAGCTTCTTCCGAATATATCACCAAGAAACAAAGTCAAAACAGATTCAAGCTACTTGAAGAAAATGAGgatggggaagaagaagaagaagaagatgttcgGAATCGAAATAACAGAAAGATAAAAGAAGCCGCAAAGACGGACATCGAAATGAGACTACTGGCGCTTAAAAACAAACACAGAAGACAAACAAGTGGCTGCGAAGATACCGAACATAAGCCTCAGAAGGGAAGGATTCCGAATGTTGTGGCGAAGTTGATGGGAATAGGAGAGTTTCCAGAAGAGGAAAAAGAGACCAAGAACAACAATGATGCATCCATCAAGTCTGCGGAGAGTCTCACAAGGCGTAGAGCAACACAATCCAATGAAAAAATTGTTGAACTGAAGGATCAGAGGAACTCAACATCATTGGATTTAGTATTACATAAGGAGACTCAGAGAACTACTAATGGTATAAACTACAAAGACAAGTCTCAGCAGAAGGATGATCCAAACAGCAGAAAAGGAAACAAGAAGGATGGAGAAATGACGACGAAAAATGCTATAAGAAGGACCTCATCTCCAACAGAAGATAAGCCTAAGGCTGTCACAAGGAGCCAAGAAAAGCCTTTGCATAAACTTAGTTTTgggaagaaagaagaagcaaagagCATCAAGAAAGCGAAGTTGAAGCCAGAAAGGCATCAAGAACATGGCGTAATGACCAATCATCCACCAAAACCTGTGAGCTCAGTACCAGTCATAGACAAAGCTAAATCTCTGAGGAAAATCTTTTCTCATGTTGTTgtattagaaaagaaaaaaggagGAGAGGTACATGAAGCTGAGTTCCGCgaaaagaaaaatctaaatgGTGGATTTTGCAAAGTAATGAAGCAACCAGAGAATCAGAAACCTGTTTCCAGAGAAGCAAATGGGAAACAAGATCAGTTACTCAGAAGTTACAATGACAGTAATAAGACCAAAGCTGTAGAAGCAGACACATGCATCAATATTTCTGAAGATTCAGGCGTTGAGGTCAAATCATCAAACAGAAATGTGtttgagaaaaagaaagatatcaAAGATGACTCAATTCTGCTAATAGCTGCGGAGAGAGTCCTATGCCAAGCTCCATCCGAAAAT CAGCATCAAGAGCTTATGTTTACAGATGGGGTGGATCAACAAGCTCCAGTACCAAATTCTGATGGAAATTCAGAAAGATTTTCCAAGACAGTATATAAAG TTGTTTCAGCCAGCAAAGGGGAGGTTGAAGCTGGCATACCTTTGTTGGAGAAGCGACAAGAACGCcgaaaacaagaaacaaaagagaCATTGTCTGCAAATGAAATGAACCTCAAGAAGATAGTTGTGAAAAGTCAACTATTTCTGGACACATTCGAGGCACTTTTCAAACTTAACATTCCTCTCAATGTCCTTCATGAAGTTGGCGGGAACAATTACCACCAAGAAGACAAGAACCTACTCCTCGATTGTGGCTACGAGATAATGAAACGAAAAGGAAGATTTCAAGAGTTAAAAGTCCATCCTTTCGTGAAGGTACCCATTAGTTCCTCTAAAGTAAACTCATTGGACCATCTTGTTAGACAATTAAGCAAAGAGTTCGAGAAGCTGAGAACTTACGGTAGGGAGTGCTACACTGAATCACTTGTTGAAGACTACTTACCAAAAGTGTTGGAAAGAGATGTTTACTATACAGACCCAAACTTAAACTCCATGTGGGATATGGGTTGGAATGATTCGATGCACGCCTTCATCGAGAAAGATGATGTTATAAGGGACGTAGAGAGGGAAGTCTTCAATGGACTCTTGGAGGAGATAACCAGAGATCTTATATGCATATAG
- the LOC103839288 gene encoding uncharacterized protein LOC103839288 isoform X2 — protein sequence MSSNGEKGMMKRSDFAQKLLDDLRVRKERLSISQDTDNYAYSNRGFKGSNKTRSKSTTFQDFNYGGASLLTSGTEDSNQIVPYGRGRSIDLSKALAFALENAGKATRADPSGNASVISFLHEVGKRSLGRSSQQHLCSSSQQQLPMVHVHIKEISKGAQKLNQIIKACSNGLSFRKGRYSIQCGGEEHMEGAIELEQSLRLLVDIQQASSEYITKKQSQNRFKLLEENEDGEEEEEEDVRNRNNRKIKEAAKTDIEMRLLALKNKHRRQTSGCEDTEHKPQKGRIPNVVAKLMGIGEFPEEEKETKNNNDASIKSAESLTRRRATQSNEKIVELKDQRNSTSLDLVLHKETQRTTNGINYKDKSQQKDDPNSRKGNKKDGEMTTKNAIRRTSSPTEDKPKAVTRSQEKPLHKLSFGKKEEAKSIKKAKLKPERHQEHGVMTNHPPKPVSSVPVIDKAKSLRKIFSHVVVLEKKKGGEVHEAEFREKKNLNGGFCKVMKQPENQKPVSREANGKQDQLLRSYNDSNKTKAVEADTCINISEDSGVEVKSSNRNVFEKKKDIKDDSILLIAAERVLCQAPSENHQELMFTDGVDQQAPVPNSDGNSERFSKTVYKVVSASKGEVEAGIPLLEKRQERRKQETKETLSANEMNLKKIVVKSQLFLDTFEALFKLNIPLNVLHEVGGNNYHQEDKNLLLDCGYEIMKRKGRFQELKVHPFVKVPISSSKVNSLDHLVRQLSKEFEKLRTYGRECYTESLVEDYLPKVLERDVYYTDPNLNSMWDMGWNDSMHAFIEKDDVIRDVEREVFNGLLEEITRDLICI from the exons ATGAGTTCGAACGGAGAGAAGGGAATGATGAAGCGGTCAGATTTTGCACAGAAGTTGTTAGATGATCTTCGTGTAAGGAAGGAGCGGCTTTCAATCTCTCAGGATACAG ATAACTATGCATATTCTAACAGAGGATTTAAGGGATCTAATAAAACCAGATCAAAATCT ACAACATTTCAAGATTTCAACTATGGAGGAGCCAGTCTTCTCACTAGCGGCACGGAGGATTCAAATCAGATAGTTCCATACGGAAGAGGCCGGAGCATCGATCTATCAAAAGCATTAGCATTTGCACTTGAAAATGCTGGGAAGGCTACAAGAGCAGATCCTTCAGGGAATGCATCAGTCATTAGCTTCCTTCATGAAGTAGGAAAGAGATCTTTGGGAAGAAGCAGTCAGCAACATCTTTGTTCAAGCAGCCAGCAACAACTTCCCATGGTTCATGTCCATATCAAAGAAATATCAAAGGGAGCTCAAAAACTGAATCAGATCATTAAAGCATGTAGCAACGGCCTCAGTTTTCGAAAAGGAAGGTACTCAATACAATGCGGGGGAGAAGAACACATGGAAGGTGCTATTGAATTGGAACAGTCTCTTCGTTTGCTTGTAGATATTCAACAAGCTTCTTCCGAATATATCACCAAGAAACAAAGTCAAAACAGATTCAAGCTACTTGAAGAAAATGAGgatggggaagaagaagaagaagaagatgttcgGAATCGAAATAACAGAAAGATAAAAGAAGCCGCAAAGACGGACATCGAAATGAGACTACTGGCGCTTAAAAACAAACACAGAAGACAAACAAGTGGCTGCGAAGATACCGAACATAAGCCTCAGAAGGGAAGGATTCCGAATGTTGTGGCGAAGTTGATGGGAATAGGAGAGTTTCCAGAAGAGGAAAAAGAGACCAAGAACAACAATGATGCATCCATCAAGTCTGCGGAGAGTCTCACAAGGCGTAGAGCAACACAATCCAATGAAAAAATTGTTGAACTGAAGGATCAGAGGAACTCAACATCATTGGATTTAGTATTACATAAGGAGACTCAGAGAACTACTAATGGTATAAACTACAAAGACAAGTCTCAGCAGAAGGATGATCCAAACAGCAGAAAAGGAAACAAGAAGGATGGAGAAATGACGACGAAAAATGCTATAAGAAGGACCTCATCTCCAACAGAAGATAAGCCTAAGGCTGTCACAAGGAGCCAAGAAAAGCCTTTGCATAAACTTAGTTTTgggaagaaagaagaagcaaagagCATCAAGAAAGCGAAGTTGAAGCCAGAAAGGCATCAAGAACATGGCGTAATGACCAATCATCCACCAAAACCTGTGAGCTCAGTACCAGTCATAGACAAAGCTAAATCTCTGAGGAAAATCTTTTCTCATGTTGTTgtattagaaaagaaaaaaggagGAGAGGTACATGAAGCTGAGTTCCGCgaaaagaaaaatctaaatgGTGGATTTTGCAAAGTAATGAAGCAACCAGAGAATCAGAAACCTGTTTCCAGAGAAGCAAATGGGAAACAAGATCAGTTACTCAGAAGTTACAATGACAGTAATAAGACCAAAGCTGTAGAAGCAGACACATGCATCAATATTTCTGAAGATTCAGGCGTTGAGGTCAAATCATCAAACAGAAATGTGtttgagaaaaagaaagatatcaAAGATGACTCAATTCTGCTAATAGCTGCGGAGAGAGTCCTATGCCAAGCTCCATCCGAAAAT CATCAAGAGCTTATGTTTACAGATGGGGTGGATCAACAAGCTCCAGTACCAAATTCTGATGGAAATTCAGAAAGATTTTCCAAGACAGTATATAAAG TTGTTTCAGCCAGCAAAGGGGAGGTTGAAGCTGGCATACCTTTGTTGGAGAAGCGACAAGAACGCcgaaaacaagaaacaaaagagaCATTGTCTGCAAATGAAATGAACCTCAAGAAGATAGTTGTGAAAAGTCAACTATTTCTGGACACATTCGAGGCACTTTTCAAACTTAACATTCCTCTCAATGTCCTTCATGAAGTTGGCGGGAACAATTACCACCAAGAAGACAAGAACCTACTCCTCGATTGTGGCTACGAGATAATGAAACGAAAAGGAAGATTTCAAGAGTTAAAAGTCCATCCTTTCGTGAAGGTACCCATTAGTTCCTCTAAAGTAAACTCATTGGACCATCTTGTTAGACAATTAAGCAAAGAGTTCGAGAAGCTGAGAACTTACGGTAGGGAGTGCTACACTGAATCACTTGTTGAAGACTACTTACCAAAAGTGTTGGAAAGAGATGTTTACTATACAGACCCAAACTTAAACTCCATGTGGGATATGGGTTGGAATGATTCGATGCACGCCTTCATCGAGAAAGATGATGTTATAAGGGACGTAGAGAGGGAAGTCTTCAATGGACTCTTGGAGGAGATAACCAGAGATCTTATATGCATATAG